The following are from one region of the Pirellulales bacterium genome:
- a CDS encoding phytanoyl-CoA dioxygenase family protein — protein MKLSANQFETYRRQGYLHLPAIVESREIQLILREARDVFCRQLVARGILPTVAARDEQIDASMPELFQRDLGVFISCGKQVQHLNSLHRLALDERLVSLVRQIGVEWPNISTRPVLYFNSPRLAKSEVYWRVFPHQDWRSMQGSLDSVVIWLPLVDLPAELGPLEVVPGSHLDGLVTSEVVSGFGKVDDRYLEEKKFISLPCAVGDVVVFSSFLVHRSGTNSVPAIRWSCHFRYNNLAEPTFVERGYPHPYFYKPTDELLTAGFPHQQQVANVFRRAA, from the coding sequence ATGAAACTATCCGCCAACCAATTCGAAACCTACCGCCGGCAGGGTTATCTTCATCTACCAGCGATTGTGGAATCCCGTGAAATACAATTGATTCTCCGCGAGGCGCGTGACGTATTTTGCCGGCAGTTGGTAGCTCGCGGAATCTTGCCGACGGTGGCAGCGCGCGACGAGCAGATCGATGCATCGATGCCCGAACTGTTTCAGCGCGATCTGGGCGTCTTCATAAGCTGCGGCAAGCAGGTTCAACACTTGAATTCGTTGCATCGTTTGGCGCTCGACGAGCGACTGGTCAGTCTGGTGCGGCAGATCGGCGTGGAGTGGCCCAATATCTCGACGCGGCCTGTGCTGTACTTCAACAGCCCGCGGCTGGCCAAGAGTGAAGTGTATTGGCGGGTCTTCCCGCACCAGGATTGGCGGAGCATGCAGGGCTCGCTCGATTCGGTCGTGATCTGGTTGCCGCTGGTTGATTTGCCGGCGGAGCTCGGCCCGCTGGAAGTCGTCCCCGGCAGTCACCTCGACGGCTTAGTCACGAGCGAGGTCGTCAGCGGATTTGGCAAGGTGGATGATCGCTATCTGGAAGAAAAGAAATTCATAAGCTTGCCGTGTGCCGTTGGTGATGTTGTCGTGTTTTCCAGCTTCCTCGTCCATCGTTCCGGCACAAACTCGGTGCCCGCGATTCGCTGGTCGTGTCATTTTCGGTATAACAATCTGGCCGAACCGACGTTCGTCGAGCGGGGCTACCCGCATCCATATTTCTATAAGCCTACCGATGAGCTCTTGACAGCGGGCTTTCCACACCAGCAGCAAGTTGCGAATGTATTTCGCCGTGCTGCGTAG